From a region of the Impatiens glandulifera chromosome 4, dImpGla2.1, whole genome shotgun sequence genome:
- the LOC124933715 gene encoding transcription repressor OFP2-like encodes MGGNKLKLSYMIPNAWFYKLNDMGKRRKNQNPNHSKPKKQPSRLTSSNSSPLITSNSMVSSSSDTSFKKKNSSSLSPSTRRKSQYFKRDLPTLPNSSDTHFLDSPRISSKHRPSTRKNRASSSRRRNNPSASASASAAVVDPKPPTPDSDVFNNADDQLLIRKDSNFCKVLNLQLPSIVTKKEPKMKGTLEKESVLGDRTGKVRRRMLAVTSPGIKLRSNSPKIMTRKLKTYSLKIMNRKLKTNSPKIMNRKEVQGNDWKKLETGAVILISPANTRSDFMDSMVEMIVENDIKRTNDLEDLLALNFGLNLLISGWRR; translated from the exons ATGGGTGGGAACAAGTTGAAGCTATCATATATGATCCCTAATGCTTGGTTCTACAAGCTTAATGATATGGGCAAAAGAAGGAAAAATCAAAACCCTAATCACTCCAAGCCCAAAAAGCAGCCTTCTCGTCTCACTTCTTCTAATTCATCACCCTTAATAACATCAAATTCCATGGTCTCTTCTTCATCGGATACCTCGTTCAAAAAAAAGAACTCTTCTTCCTTGTCACCATCCACTCGCAGGAAATCTCAATACTTCAAAAGAGACCTCCCCACTCTGCCGAATTCCTCCGACACACATTTCTTGGATTCTCCGAGAATATCCTCCAAACACAGGCCAAGTACCAGAAAAAACAGAGCATCATCTTCTCGCCGGCGTAACAATCCCTCAGCTTCCGCCTCTGCTTCCGCCGCCGTAGTCGACCCCAAACCACCAACGCCGGATTCCGACGTATTCAACAATGCTGATGATCAATTACTGATCAGGAAAGATTCCAACTTTTGTAAGGTTCTTAATCTCCAACTTCCTTCAATTGTAACTAAAAAAGAACCCAAAATGAAGGGTACATTGGAGAAAGAAAGTGTTCTAGGAGATAGAACCGGCAAGGTTAGACGTCGAATGCTGGCGGTAACTTCGCCGGGGATTAAACTCCGGTCAAATTCTCCAAAGATTATGACCAGGAAACTCAAAACATATTCTCTTAAGATTATGAACAGGAAACTCAAAACAAATTCTCCGAAGATTATGAACAGGAAAGAAGTTCAGGGGAATGACTGGAAGAAGTTGGAGACCGGCGCCGTGATATTAATATCTCCGGCTAATACGCGGAGTGATTTCATGGATTCGATGGTGGAGATGATTGTGGAGAATGATATCAAGAGAACAAATGATTTGGAAGATCTTCTTGCACT GAACTTTGGTTTAAACTTGCTGATATCAGgatggagaagatga
- the LOC124933821 gene encoding stress response protein NST1-like isoform X1, producing the protein MCILCGIQKWSRRVATMLPWLVIPLIGLWALSQLLPPAFRFEITSPRLACVFVLLITLFWYEILMPQLSIWRARRNAQLRERKRFEAIEMQKIRKTATRRCRNCLNPYRDQNPGAGRFMCSYCGHISKRPVLDPPLQPDLGLSNYGVLKDLVGKGGKIWSDSTWICGQEWLENGNWVGGQFSGNNYEKKSGFGIFSGDDDCMAEKSYFPVVTFACKILSALFWIMRLLWLKVTRFSSLREDSSLDAKQKNLLAKQGENGVNFQESRAEKTRRKAEEKRQARLERELLEEEDRKQREEVARLIEERRKLRDEIMEVEKDRRRGLTTTCAQKDRKKQAEKKRQERKKEKDNSDAEEVEKRGGKEVERKKELHEKNDTERREYVKGNHSRGNAGTHYYLDRVKGTILSSSKAFGSSSSSFFRRGGVNTSSTVSRENKSSISVDHIYSSGNKKDLPQPGKSTVNGDDKNINRPPVTVDPEATSAPKKSWHHLFTGASGPASSNTISKPNISNSKGQGEVESGSPPPPPPLSESTTTYDNPINFGLPAPFTSPNFPQIQTSLSPHDFLPEEFEIFEDPCYIPDPVSLLGPVSESLDNFQLDGFNNGLEKSYALKNISVERPSPIESPLSRARANSSSLCNERHSNNYNLFPRKTKSEEIPSFPGLDVPSSSELEGTYQMWKTSPHLDHQNDLGWLFHPPELNKEETMLLNHHPFSQSSNMAASLFSTKDDEQIHHQGFGTTTFGNSFSPLLLPKPPTTAGPLFNLDVLSPPPNWHNSRNEGVRLQQGSSTNHVVGGGLFSPPEMHSLWSFEGENLDRKRD; encoded by the exons ATGTGTATACTTTGCGGGATTCAGAAGTGGTCTCGTCGTGTTGCTACCATGCTTCCATGGCTAGTAATTCCTCTGATTGGACTTTGGGCTCTTTCTCAGTTGTTGCCTCCGGCTTTTCGGTTTGAAATCACATCACCTAGGTTGGCTTGCGTGTTCGTGCTTTTAATTACTCTATTCTGGTATGAGATTTTGATGCCGCAGTTGTCCATTTGGAGAGCGAGAAGAAATGCTCAGCTCAGAGAGAGGAAGAGGTTTGAAGCCATCGAAATGCAGAAGATTAGGAAGACTGCCACAAGGAGGTGTCGCAACTGTTTGAATCCCTATAGAGACCAAAACCCTGGTGCGGGCAGGTTTATGTGTTCCTATTGTGGTCATATTTCTAAAAGACCAGTTTTAGATCCTCCCCTGCAGCCTGACCTCGGTCTCTCGAATTATGGAGTTTTAAAGGATTTGGTAGGGAAAGGCGGGAAAATATGGTCTGATAGCACTTGGATTTGTGGTCAAGAATGGTTAGAGAATGGTAATTGGGTTGGTGGGCAATTTTCTGGGAATAATTATGAGAAGAAGAGTGGTTTTGGGATTTTCAGTGGTGACGATGATTGTATGGCAGAGAAGTCATATTTCCCTGTTGTTACCTTCGCTTGTAAAATATTGTCTGCTTTATTCTGGATCATGAGATTGCTTTGGTTAAAGGTCACTAGATTTAGTTCACTAAGAGAGGACTCCTCGCTAGATGCAAAGCAGAAGAATTTATTAGCAAAACAGGGTGAAAATGGGGTGAATTTTCAAGAAAGTAGAGCAGAAAAGACGCGCAGAAAAGCAGAAGAGAAGAGACAAGCCAGATTAGAGCGGGAATTATTGGAGGAAGAAGACAGGAAGCAACGAGAAGAGGTTGCCAGGTTGATCGAGGAGCGAAGGAAACTTAGGGATGAAATCATGGAGGTTGAGAAAGATCGTAGAAGAGGGCTAACAACAACTTGTGCTCAAAAAGATCGAAAGAAGCAAGCTGAGAAGAAACGTCaggaaagaaagaaggaaaaagaCAATTCGGATGCTGAGGAAGTAGAGAAGCGAGGTGGTAAGGAAGTCGAGAGGAAAAAAGAGTTGCACGAAAAGAATGATACAGAGAGACGAGAATATGTTAAGGGTAATCATAGCAGGGGAAATGCTGGAACACATTATTACCTTGACAGAGTGAAAGGAACTATTTTATCTTCTTCAAAGGCATTtggtagtagtagtagtagtttCTTCAGGAGAGGAGGAGTTAACACTTCTTCAACAGTTTCAAGAGAAAACAAATCCAGCATCTCTGTAGATCATATTTACTCATCTGGCAACAAAAAGGATTTACCTCAGCCTGGAAAATCAACTGTGAATGGAGATGATAAGAACATAAACCGTCCTCCT GTAACAGTTGATCCTGAAGCAACATCAGCCCCAAAGAAATCTTGGCATCATTTGTTCACTGGCGCATCTGGTCCAGCTAGTTCAAATACAATAAGTAAaccaaatatttcaaattcaaaaggCCAGGGTGAAGTAGAAAGCGgctctcctcctcctcctcctcccttGTCTGAATCTACAACAACATATGATAATCCTATAAATTTTGGACTTCCAGCACCTTTTACTTCACCTAATTTTCCACAGATTCAAACAAGTTTGTCTCCGCATGATTTTCTACCTGAAGAGTTTGAGATATTTGAAGATCCATGTTATATTCCTGATCCAGTGTCTCTACTTGGGCCTGTTTCAGAGTCACTAGACAATTTTCAGTTAGATGGTTTCAACAATGGATTAGAAAAGTCTTATGCTTTGAAGAACATTTCGGTTGAAAGGCCTTCACCTATTGAGTCTCCACTATCACGAGCACGGgctaattcttcttctttgtgTAATGAAAGGCATTcgaataattataatttgttccCAAGAAAAACAAAGTCTGAAGAGATTCCAAGCTTCCCGGGATTAGATGTTCCAAGTAGCAGTGAGTTGGAAGGAACTTATCAGATGTGGAAGACATCTCCACATCTGGATCATCAAAATGACCTAGGTTGGCTATTTCATCCTCCTGAACTAAACAAGGAAGAGACCATGCTGCTGAACCATCATCCATTCTCCCAAAGTAGTAACATGGCAGCCTCATTGTTCAGTACTAAAGATGATGAACAGATCCACCACCAAGGTTTTGGAACAACAACATTTGGAAACTCGTTTTCTCCCTTGTTGCTTCCAAAACCTCCTACAACAGCTGGACCATTATTTAATCTGGATGTGTTGTCTCCACCTCCCAATTGGCACAA CAGCAGGAATGAAGGGGTTCGATTGCAGCAGGGTTCAAGTACTAATCATGTTGTTGGTGGTGGCCTATTTTCTCCCCCTGAGATGCATTCACTTTGGTCATTTGAAGGTGAAAATCTCGATAGAAAGAGGGACTGA
- the LOC124933821 gene encoding stress response protein NST1-like isoform X2: MCILCGIQKWSRRVATMLPWLVIPLIGLWALSQLLPPAFRFEITSPRLACVFVLLITLFWYEILMPQLSIWRARRNAQLRERKRFEAIEMQKIRKTATRRCRNCLNPYRDQNPGAGRFMCSYCGHISKRPVLDPPLQPDLGLSNYGVLKDLVGKGGKIWSDSTWICGQEWLENGNWVGGQFSGNNYEKKSGFGIFSGDDDCMAEKSYFPVVTFACKILSALFWIMRLLWLKVTRFSSLREDSSLDAKQKNLLAKQGENGVNFQESRAEKTRRKAEEKRQARLERELLEEEDRKQREEVARLIEERRKLRDEIMEVEKDRRRGLTTTCAQKDRKKQAEKKRQERKKEKDNSDAEEVEKRGGKEVERKKELHEKNDTERREYVKGNHSRGNAGTHYYLDRVKGTILSSSKAFGSSSSSFFRRGGVNTSSTVSRENKSSISVDHIYSSGNKKDLPQPGKSTVNGDDKNINRPPVTVDPEATSAPKKSWHHLFTGASGPASSNTISKPNISNSKGQGEVESGSPPPPPPLSESTTTYDNPINFGLPAPFTSPNFPQIQTSLSPHDFLPEEFEIFEDPCYIPDPVSLLGPVSESLDNFQLDGFNNGLEKSYALKNISVERPSPIESPLSRARANSSSLCNERHSNNYNLFPRKTKSEEIPSFPGLDVPSSSELEGTYQMWKTSPHLDHQNDLGWLFHPPELNKEETMLLNHHPFSQSSNMAASLFSTKDDEQIHHQGFGTTTFGNSFSPLLLPKPPTTAGPLFNLDVLSPPPNWHNRNEGVRLQQGSSTNHVVGGGLFSPPEMHSLWSFEGENLDRKRD; this comes from the exons ATGTGTATACTTTGCGGGATTCAGAAGTGGTCTCGTCGTGTTGCTACCATGCTTCCATGGCTAGTAATTCCTCTGATTGGACTTTGGGCTCTTTCTCAGTTGTTGCCTCCGGCTTTTCGGTTTGAAATCACATCACCTAGGTTGGCTTGCGTGTTCGTGCTTTTAATTACTCTATTCTGGTATGAGATTTTGATGCCGCAGTTGTCCATTTGGAGAGCGAGAAGAAATGCTCAGCTCAGAGAGAGGAAGAGGTTTGAAGCCATCGAAATGCAGAAGATTAGGAAGACTGCCACAAGGAGGTGTCGCAACTGTTTGAATCCCTATAGAGACCAAAACCCTGGTGCGGGCAGGTTTATGTGTTCCTATTGTGGTCATATTTCTAAAAGACCAGTTTTAGATCCTCCCCTGCAGCCTGACCTCGGTCTCTCGAATTATGGAGTTTTAAAGGATTTGGTAGGGAAAGGCGGGAAAATATGGTCTGATAGCACTTGGATTTGTGGTCAAGAATGGTTAGAGAATGGTAATTGGGTTGGTGGGCAATTTTCTGGGAATAATTATGAGAAGAAGAGTGGTTTTGGGATTTTCAGTGGTGACGATGATTGTATGGCAGAGAAGTCATATTTCCCTGTTGTTACCTTCGCTTGTAAAATATTGTCTGCTTTATTCTGGATCATGAGATTGCTTTGGTTAAAGGTCACTAGATTTAGTTCACTAAGAGAGGACTCCTCGCTAGATGCAAAGCAGAAGAATTTATTAGCAAAACAGGGTGAAAATGGGGTGAATTTTCAAGAAAGTAGAGCAGAAAAGACGCGCAGAAAAGCAGAAGAGAAGAGACAAGCCAGATTAGAGCGGGAATTATTGGAGGAAGAAGACAGGAAGCAACGAGAAGAGGTTGCCAGGTTGATCGAGGAGCGAAGGAAACTTAGGGATGAAATCATGGAGGTTGAGAAAGATCGTAGAAGAGGGCTAACAACAACTTGTGCTCAAAAAGATCGAAAGAAGCAAGCTGAGAAGAAACGTCaggaaagaaagaaggaaaaagaCAATTCGGATGCTGAGGAAGTAGAGAAGCGAGGTGGTAAGGAAGTCGAGAGGAAAAAAGAGTTGCACGAAAAGAATGATACAGAGAGACGAGAATATGTTAAGGGTAATCATAGCAGGGGAAATGCTGGAACACATTATTACCTTGACAGAGTGAAAGGAACTATTTTATCTTCTTCAAAGGCATTtggtagtagtagtagtagtttCTTCAGGAGAGGAGGAGTTAACACTTCTTCAACAGTTTCAAGAGAAAACAAATCCAGCATCTCTGTAGATCATATTTACTCATCTGGCAACAAAAAGGATTTACCTCAGCCTGGAAAATCAACTGTGAATGGAGATGATAAGAACATAAACCGTCCTCCT GTAACAGTTGATCCTGAAGCAACATCAGCCCCAAAGAAATCTTGGCATCATTTGTTCACTGGCGCATCTGGTCCAGCTAGTTCAAATACAATAAGTAAaccaaatatttcaaattcaaaaggCCAGGGTGAAGTAGAAAGCGgctctcctcctcctcctcctcccttGTCTGAATCTACAACAACATATGATAATCCTATAAATTTTGGACTTCCAGCACCTTTTACTTCACCTAATTTTCCACAGATTCAAACAAGTTTGTCTCCGCATGATTTTCTACCTGAAGAGTTTGAGATATTTGAAGATCCATGTTATATTCCTGATCCAGTGTCTCTACTTGGGCCTGTTTCAGAGTCACTAGACAATTTTCAGTTAGATGGTTTCAACAATGGATTAGAAAAGTCTTATGCTTTGAAGAACATTTCGGTTGAAAGGCCTTCACCTATTGAGTCTCCACTATCACGAGCACGGgctaattcttcttctttgtgTAATGAAAGGCATTcgaataattataatttgttccCAAGAAAAACAAAGTCTGAAGAGATTCCAAGCTTCCCGGGATTAGATGTTCCAAGTAGCAGTGAGTTGGAAGGAACTTATCAGATGTGGAAGACATCTCCACATCTGGATCATCAAAATGACCTAGGTTGGCTATTTCATCCTCCTGAACTAAACAAGGAAGAGACCATGCTGCTGAACCATCATCCATTCTCCCAAAGTAGTAACATGGCAGCCTCATTGTTCAGTACTAAAGATGATGAACAGATCCACCACCAAGGTTTTGGAACAACAACATTTGGAAACTCGTTTTCTCCCTTGTTGCTTCCAAAACCTCCTACAACAGCTGGACCATTATTTAATCTGGATGTGTTGTCTCCACCTCCCAATTGGCACAA CAGGAATGAAGGGGTTCGATTGCAGCAGGGTTCAAGTACTAATCATGTTGTTGGTGGTGGCCTATTTTCTCCCCCTGAGATGCATTCACTTTGGTCATTTGAAGGTGAAAATCTCGATAGAAAGAGGGACTGA
- the LOC124933821 gene encoding stress response protein NST1-like isoform X3, with protein MCILCGIQKWSRRVATMLPWLVIPLIGLWALSQLLPPAFRFEITSPRLACVFVLLITLFWYEILMPQLSIWRARRNAQLRERKRFEAIEMQKIRKTATRRCRNCLNPYRDQNPGAGRFMCSYCGHISKRPVLDPPLQPDLGLSNYGVLKDLVGKGGKIWSDSTWICGQEWLENGNWVGGQFSGNNYEKKSGFGIFSGDDDCMAEKSYFPVVTFACKILSALFWIMRLLWLKVTRFSSLREDSSLDAKQKNLLAKQGENGVNFQESRAEKTRRKAEEKRQARLERELLEEEDRKQREEVARLIEERRKLRDEIMEVEKDRRRGLTTTCAQKDRKKQAEKKRQERKKEKDNSDAEEVEKRGGKEVERKKELHEKNDTERREYVKGNHSRGNAGTHYYLDRVKGTILSSSKAFGSSSSSFFRRGGVNTSSTVSRENKSSISVDHIYSSGNKKDLPQPGKSTVNGDDKNINRPPVTVDPEATSAPKKSWHHLFTGASGPASSNTISKPNISNSKGQGEVESGSPPPPPPLSESTTTYDNPINFGLPAPFTSPNFPQIQTSLSPHDFLPEEFEIFEDPCYIPDPVSLLGPVSESLDNFQLDGFNNGLEKSYALKNISVERPSPIESPLSRARANSSSLCNERHSNNYNLFPRKTKSEEIPSFPGLDVPSSSELEGTYQMWKTSPHLDHQNDLGWLFHPPELNKEETMLLNHHPFSQSSNMAASLFSTKDDEQIHHQGFGTTTFGNSFSPLLLPKPPTTAGPLFNLDVLSPPPNWHKNEGVRLQQGSSTNHVVGGGLFSPPEMHSLWSFEGENLDRKRD; from the exons ATGTGTATACTTTGCGGGATTCAGAAGTGGTCTCGTCGTGTTGCTACCATGCTTCCATGGCTAGTAATTCCTCTGATTGGACTTTGGGCTCTTTCTCAGTTGTTGCCTCCGGCTTTTCGGTTTGAAATCACATCACCTAGGTTGGCTTGCGTGTTCGTGCTTTTAATTACTCTATTCTGGTATGAGATTTTGATGCCGCAGTTGTCCATTTGGAGAGCGAGAAGAAATGCTCAGCTCAGAGAGAGGAAGAGGTTTGAAGCCATCGAAATGCAGAAGATTAGGAAGACTGCCACAAGGAGGTGTCGCAACTGTTTGAATCCCTATAGAGACCAAAACCCTGGTGCGGGCAGGTTTATGTGTTCCTATTGTGGTCATATTTCTAAAAGACCAGTTTTAGATCCTCCCCTGCAGCCTGACCTCGGTCTCTCGAATTATGGAGTTTTAAAGGATTTGGTAGGGAAAGGCGGGAAAATATGGTCTGATAGCACTTGGATTTGTGGTCAAGAATGGTTAGAGAATGGTAATTGGGTTGGTGGGCAATTTTCTGGGAATAATTATGAGAAGAAGAGTGGTTTTGGGATTTTCAGTGGTGACGATGATTGTATGGCAGAGAAGTCATATTTCCCTGTTGTTACCTTCGCTTGTAAAATATTGTCTGCTTTATTCTGGATCATGAGATTGCTTTGGTTAAAGGTCACTAGATTTAGTTCACTAAGAGAGGACTCCTCGCTAGATGCAAAGCAGAAGAATTTATTAGCAAAACAGGGTGAAAATGGGGTGAATTTTCAAGAAAGTAGAGCAGAAAAGACGCGCAGAAAAGCAGAAGAGAAGAGACAAGCCAGATTAGAGCGGGAATTATTGGAGGAAGAAGACAGGAAGCAACGAGAAGAGGTTGCCAGGTTGATCGAGGAGCGAAGGAAACTTAGGGATGAAATCATGGAGGTTGAGAAAGATCGTAGAAGAGGGCTAACAACAACTTGTGCTCAAAAAGATCGAAAGAAGCAAGCTGAGAAGAAACGTCaggaaagaaagaaggaaaaagaCAATTCGGATGCTGAGGAAGTAGAGAAGCGAGGTGGTAAGGAAGTCGAGAGGAAAAAAGAGTTGCACGAAAAGAATGATACAGAGAGACGAGAATATGTTAAGGGTAATCATAGCAGGGGAAATGCTGGAACACATTATTACCTTGACAGAGTGAAAGGAACTATTTTATCTTCTTCAAAGGCATTtggtagtagtagtagtagtttCTTCAGGAGAGGAGGAGTTAACACTTCTTCAACAGTTTCAAGAGAAAACAAATCCAGCATCTCTGTAGATCATATTTACTCATCTGGCAACAAAAAGGATTTACCTCAGCCTGGAAAATCAACTGTGAATGGAGATGATAAGAACATAAACCGTCCTCCT GTAACAGTTGATCCTGAAGCAACATCAGCCCCAAAGAAATCTTGGCATCATTTGTTCACTGGCGCATCTGGTCCAGCTAGTTCAAATACAATAAGTAAaccaaatatttcaaattcaaaaggCCAGGGTGAAGTAGAAAGCGgctctcctcctcctcctcctcccttGTCTGAATCTACAACAACATATGATAATCCTATAAATTTTGGACTTCCAGCACCTTTTACTTCACCTAATTTTCCACAGATTCAAACAAGTTTGTCTCCGCATGATTTTCTACCTGAAGAGTTTGAGATATTTGAAGATCCATGTTATATTCCTGATCCAGTGTCTCTACTTGGGCCTGTTTCAGAGTCACTAGACAATTTTCAGTTAGATGGTTTCAACAATGGATTAGAAAAGTCTTATGCTTTGAAGAACATTTCGGTTGAAAGGCCTTCACCTATTGAGTCTCCACTATCACGAGCACGGgctaattcttcttctttgtgTAATGAAAGGCATTcgaataattataatttgttccCAAGAAAAACAAAGTCTGAAGAGATTCCAAGCTTCCCGGGATTAGATGTTCCAAGTAGCAGTGAGTTGGAAGGAACTTATCAGATGTGGAAGACATCTCCACATCTGGATCATCAAAATGACCTAGGTTGGCTATTTCATCCTCCTGAACTAAACAAGGAAGAGACCATGCTGCTGAACCATCATCCATTCTCCCAAAGTAGTAACATGGCAGCCTCATTGTTCAGTACTAAAGATGATGAACAGATCCACCACCAAGGTTTTGGAACAACAACATTTGGAAACTCGTTTTCTCCCTTGTTGCTTCCAAAACCTCCTACAACAGCTGGACCATTATTTAATCTGGATGTGTTGTCTCCACCTCCCAATTGGCACAA GAATGAAGGGGTTCGATTGCAGCAGGGTTCAAGTACTAATCATGTTGTTGGTGGTGGCCTATTTTCTCCCCCTGAGATGCATTCACTTTGGTCATTTGAAGGTGAAAATCTCGATAGAAAGAGGGACTGA